From Bacillus pumilus, one genomic window encodes:
- a CDS encoding ABC-2 transporter permease, with the protein MFHLIKRDVILQKKQLIIFLPFILFFILMDAHPALTFLVASFFIPFNTYAYDEKAETNILLNSLPYTRKEIIASRYLGAVFYMIIAIGLTSAALFVFGKLFSLTDIAIGSGLFLLFAACTFPLFYILKPGYITTAVIIGFILLSGIGPPFVAYLAEQFSGITDFIMKLSIPILYTGSAVLIMLIYLLSWGLSTAIYQRKVF; encoded by the coding sequence ATGTTTCATTTAATTAAGCGTGATGTGATTTTGCAGAAAAAGCAGCTGATTATTTTCCTTCCGTTTATCTTATTTTTTATTCTCATGGATGCGCATCCGGCATTGACGTTTCTAGTCGCTAGTTTCTTCATTCCTTTTAACACATATGCGTACGACGAGAAGGCAGAAACGAATATTCTATTAAACTCTTTGCCTTATACACGTAAAGAAATTATCGCATCACGTTATCTTGGTGCCGTTTTCTATATGATTATCGCAATCGGGCTGACAAGTGCTGCTTTATTTGTTTTTGGGAAGCTGTTTTCGCTGACGGATATTGCGATTGGCAGCGGGCTGTTTTTATTGTTTGCGGCGTGTACGTTTCCATTGTTTTATATCTTGAAGCCTGGCTATATCACAACGGCAGTGATTATTGGCTTTATCCTTTTATCTGGTATAGGACCGCCATTTGTTGCCTATTTAGCGGAGCAATTCAGTGGGATCACAGATTTTATCATGAAATTATCGATACCTATTTTATATACTGGGTCAGCTGTGCTGATTATGCTTATCTACCTGCTGTCTTGGGGGCTTTCTACTGCTATTTATCAGAGGAAAGTGTTCTAG
- a CDS encoding GntR family transcriptional regulator, whose protein sequence is MQITISNHSKEPIYEQITNQIKSMILTGELAEGSALPSIRKLAKDLQISVITTKRAYEELEKAGFIYSIVGKGSFVAEQNLEVMREKKLKVIEDQLGAVVTNGKELGLSFDELQQLLKFLYKE, encoded by the coding sequence ATGCAGATTACGATTTCAAACCACTCTAAGGAGCCCATTTATGAGCAAATTACGAATCAAATCAAATCGATGATTTTAACGGGGGAGCTGGCGGAAGGCTCGGCACTGCCGTCTATTCGAAAGCTGGCGAAGGATTTGCAAATTAGCGTCATCACAACAAAGCGAGCATATGAAGAGTTAGAGAAGGCAGGATTTATTTATTCGATTGTAGGCAAGGGATCATTTGTTGCGGAACAAAACCTAGAGGTCATGAGAGAGAAAAAATTGAAGGTGATTGAGGATCAGCTTGGAGCGGTTGTCACAAACGGCAAGGAATTAGGCTTATCTTTTGATGAATTGCAGCAGTTATTAAAGTTCTTGTATAAGGAGTGA
- a CDS encoding ABC transporter ATP-binding protein, translating into MEHVIEFKGVSKRFKDFSVQNLDLQVKKGFVTGFIGENGAGKSTTIKMIMNLLKPDSGEVKIFGLDYHTHEKEIKERIGFVYDANVFFPGLNLKDIKRIVAPAYKRWDDRLFHQYIEQFGLPLHKAIKTFSKGMQMKASLAIALSHHAELIIMDEPTAGLDPVFRRELLGTLQELMIDENRTIFFSTHMTTDLDRIADYIAFIQNGQLVFQQSVHDVAENYALVKGNLDLLDRDTEKAFVHIQRTAAGFEALTDRIGEVNHIFGDAVVIEPASLEDIMFYLKGGVAHVSFN; encoded by the coding sequence GTGGAGCATGTGATTGAATTCAAAGGAGTATCAAAACGATTCAAGGACTTTTCTGTTCAGAATCTTGATTTACAGGTCAAAAAAGGCTTTGTTACAGGGTTTATTGGGGAAAATGGAGCCGGTAAGTCGACCACCATTAAAATGATCATGAATTTGTTAAAACCAGATTCAGGTGAGGTCAAGATTTTCGGATTAGATTATCACACCCATGAAAAAGAGATTAAGGAACGAATCGGCTTTGTTTACGATGCCAACGTTTTTTTCCCAGGTTTGAATTTAAAAGACATTAAACGGATTGTGGCACCTGCTTATAAACGCTGGGATGACCGTCTTTTCCATCAATATATTGAACAGTTTGGCCTGCCCCTGCATAAAGCAATCAAAACATTCTCAAAAGGGATGCAGATGAAGGCGTCACTTGCGATTGCGCTATCACATCATGCAGAGCTGATTATCATGGATGAGCCAACAGCCGGTTTAGACCCAGTTTTTAGAAGAGAGCTGTTAGGAACGTTACAAGAGTTAATGATTGATGAGAACCGGACCATATTTTTCTCAACACATATGACAACAGATTTAGACCGGATTGCGGATTATATTGCGTTTATACAAAATGGACAATTGGTCTTTCAACAGTCGGTTCATGATGTAGCGGAGAATTATGCGCTGGTGAAAGGAAACCTGGATTTATTGGATCGAGACACAGAAAAGGCTTTTGTCCATATTCAGCGTACAGCAGCAGGGTTTGAAGCATTAACAGATCGGATCGGTGAAGTGAATCATATTTTTGGAGACGCTGTTGTGATCGAACCGGCGTCGCTTGAGGATATCATGTTTTATTTGAAAGGCGGGGTGGCGCATGTTTCATTTAATTAA